The DNA region GGATTATGAGACAGTTGACATCTGCAATCTCTCATGCCCATCAAAATCATATTATCCATCGTGATATAAAGCCACATAATATTCTGGTTGACCGTGTTGGCGATGTGAAAATAACTGACTTTGGAATTGCAATGGCCCTTAGTGCAACAAGTATTACGCAAACCAATTCCGTGTTAGGATCTGTCCACTATTTATCACCGGAGCAGGCTCGCGGAGGGATGGCGAATCGGAAGTCTGATATTTATTCATTAGGAATTGTCATGTTTGAACTTTTGACAGGAAGACTACCGTTTTCAGGTGAATCCGCAGTTTCGATTGCTTTAAAGCACCTCCAATCTGAAACACCGTCTGTTAGAAGATGGAATCCGAATATTCCACAAAGTGTCGAAAATATCGTTTTAAAAGCAACGGCAAAGGACTCCTTTCATCGTTATAGCAGTGTTGAAGAAATGGAAGAAGATTTAAGGACTGCTTTAGACTCGGAAAGAATACATGAACAAAAATTTGTTATTCCAATTGATAATGAAGCAACAAAAGCAATACCCGTAATAACGGATGACCGTCCCCTTCAAAACCATGGTGAAACGTTAGTTCATAGTCAAGATAATAAAGATATTGGAAATGGGAAAAAAACAACGAAAAAGGGCAATAAAGGTAATAAACAGAAAAAAAGAAAAAAATGGCCTATTATTTTAATTTCTACTTTCATAATTTTGACATTATTAACGATTTTCACATTTACAATATTACCTGGATTGCTGACCGCAAAAGACGTAGAAATCCCAGATGTTAGTGGAATGGAATTGGATGAGGCCATTTCTAAGCTTGAATCTGAAGGTTTTCAGATTGGCAAAGAAATTGAATTAAGTGATGAAAAAATGGAAGAAGGCAAGGTTATTAAAACAGATCCTGAAAGCGGCAGTACCGTAAAAGAAAATTCTACTTCACCCATTAACATTTACGTTAGTTTGGGCAAGGAAAAATATGAACTTTCTGATTATGTTGGACGGAACTACAATACTGTTGCCCAGTTTTTGGATAATAAAAAGTTTAAGGATATTAAAATAGATGAGGTTTTCGATGATAGTGAACCAGGAACGATACTTAGTCAAGATCCTGAGGGCGGTCAAAAGGTAGTACCTGAAGAGACTGTGTTAGAGTTAGAGATAAGTAAAGGGCCAGAGGCGATAATCTTAAAGGACTTAACACAATATAGTTTAAAGGGAGCACAGGAGTATGCAGATTCTGTTGGTCTGTCTCTAGCATCGGAAGAAAAATATAATGATCTGGTTCCTGCTGGAAATATCATTTCTCAATCACCTAAACCTGATACTAAAATGAAAAAAGGTGATAAGGTCTCGGTGGTAATATCTAAAGGGAAAGAAGAAAAACCGCCAAAACCTGTTACCAAGGAAATTTCAATTAAATACGAGCCAACGGAACCTGGTCAAGAACAGATGGTTCTCATTTATATTGAGGATATGAATCATCCTAATATGACCGTACCAGCCGATACATTTCCGATTATTTCCGATCAAAAGTATCCGATTGAATTACTCATTCCATTCGGAGGAAAAGCTAAATATATGGTTTTTCTTGATACGAGAGTAATTGCAGAAGAGACAATCTATTATCCCGAAACAGAATAAGGTAAGATAATCTTAATGAAAAATGGGCAAGGAGTGTGGCTATGCCTGAAGGGAAAATTGTTAAAGCGTTAAGCGGTTTTTATTATGTGATTTCTAATGGCGAATTGACTCAGTGTCGCGGGAGGGGTATTTTTCGCAAGAATAAAATCACCCCACTTGTTGGCGACGAAGTCGTTTTTCAAGCTGAAAATGAACGTGAAGGTTATATATTGGAAGTGAAGGATAGAAAAAATGAACTAGTTCGACCTCCAATCGCTAATGTTGATCAAGCTATTCTTGTCTTTTCGGCGGTAGAACCAGATTTTAGTACGACTTTGTTAGATCGTTTCCTAGTCCTGGTGGAATTTAATCGTATAAGTCCGCTTATTTGTATTACCAAAATAGATTTAACTGATGAAAAGCAAATGAAGGCAGTGGTAGAATATGCAGACCAATACAAAGAAATCGGTTATGATGTCCTTCTTACCTCATCTGAAACAGAAACGGGGATTGAGGCGTTAAGTCCGCATATCGAAAATAAAATCTCTGTGTTTGCTGGTCAATCTGGTGTCGGTAAGTCATCACTATTAAATGTTTTACGTCCAGACTTAGATATAAAAACGGATCATATATCCTCTCATTTAGGTAGAGGAAAGCATACAACCCGTCATGTTGAATTAATTACAGTTGGAAATGGCCTAATTGCTGATACACCAGGGTTTAGTTCTTTAGAATTCACGGATATTGAAGCAGAAGATTTACCATTTTGCTTTCCTGAAATAGCGAAGGAAGGTGAAAATTGTAAATTTCGTGCTTGTTTACATATTAGTGAACCAAAATGTGCGGTGAAAGCAGCAGTTGAATCTAAAGTAATTCCTGACTATCGCTATAAGCATTACGTTGATTTCTTACAGGAAATAAAAGAGAGAAAGCCGAGGTATTAATAATGGTGAAGATTGCACCGTCCATACTATCAGCGGATTTTGCAAAACTGGGAGAAGAGATTAAAGCAGTTGAACAGGGTGGAGCGGATTACATTCATATTGATGTAATGGATGGCCACTTCGTTCCAAACATTACAATTGGACCTCTAATTGTTGAGGCGGTTCGTCCGATAACTACACTTCCGCTCGATGTGCACCTTATGATCGAAAACCCTGATCAATTTATTGAAGCGTTTGCTAAAGCGGGAGCGAATTATATAACCGTGCACGTTGAAGCATGCCGTCATCTCCATAGAACGATTCAGCTTATTAAATCATTCGGAATTAAAGCAGGTGTAGTGTTAAATCCAGCCACACCTGTAGATACAATCCAGCATATTCTAGGTGATATCGATATGGTATTGTTAATGTCGGTCAATCCAGGGTTTGGCGGGCAGAAGTTTATCCCTGAAGTCCTTCCGAAAATAAAGAAGGTAAGGGAAGTGGCTGCAGAAAAAGGATTAACAATTGAAATTGAAATTGATGGCGGTGTTAATCCAGAAACCGCTAAATTATGTATAGAAGCAGGTGCAAATGTTCTCGTGGCAGGCTCTGCTATATACAATGAAGAGGATTACACGAAAGCAATATCGTCAATAAGAGGATAAAAGCTTAAAAAGGCCGGCGTTATTAGCTGGCCTTTTGCATATAGAAAAGAGGTACTTTTATGATTATTAATATAATGGCAGGAGGTCCGGAAGAACTTCTGCCTAACTTAAATAAATATAATGGGAAAAATGTATTTTGGGTAGGTGTAGACCGCGGGGTTCACAATCTATTAAAAGCAAATATTAAACCAATGATTGCTTTCGGAGATTTTGATTCGGTCACGGAAGAGGAATTTACTGAGATTGAATCAAAGGTAAATGAAATGAAACTATATAAACCAGAAAAAGATGAGACTGATTTGGAGCTTGCTTTAAATTGGGCAGTCGAACAAGAACCTGATTCCATTCGGATATTTGGTGCCACCGGCGGCAGAATCGATCATTTATTTGCCAATGTTCAATTATTGGTCAATCCAATAATTGAGGGGAAATCAATACCAATCATTTTGATTGATTGTCAAAATATCGTATTTGTCAAAGGTTCAGGAAGCTATAAAATAGAAAAAATGTCAGATAAAAAATATATATCATTTATTCCTGTTACCTTTAATATCAAGGATCTCACCCTTCAGGGCTTTAAATACCCGTTGAAGAATCGTCATATTTCTATTGGCTCCACATTATGTATTAGTAATGAACTTATTAGTGATTATGGTACTTTTTCATTTTCCGAAGGCATATTATTAGTGATAAGAAGTGATGATTAATAGGCATTATAAAAGTGGTACTAATTTCGTTCGTAGGAATAAAATAGTAAGGGCGTACGAGAGAAGTTTAGATGTGTGAGATGGTGAGGAGGGACATTATGAAATTTTATACGATTAAACTGCCGAAGTTCTTAGGCGGACTTGTCCGAGCGATGATTGGTGCATTTAAAAAGAATGATTAGAAAAGAAGAGCCTGGATGCACGCGTTTCTAAAAAAGTTCAAAACCGTTTTAGCACCTATTTAATTAGGTGCTTTTTATTTAATCAAATTTGGGAAGAATAGATATATAGAAAGAGCACCCTAAATTAGGATGCTCGCACATTTTTAAACGCGTTCTACTTTACCGGATTTTAATGCTCTTGCAGAAACCCAAACACGCTTAGGCTTTCCATCAACAAGAATACGTACTTTTTGTAGGTTAGCACCCCATGTACGCTTGTTAGCGTTCATAGCGTGTGAACGTGCATTACCAGATGTTGTTTTTCTTCCAGTTACAACACATTTACGTGGCATAATGATTCCCTCCTTATTACCAAAAGCTTTATACAGCATTTCCGTTATTGTCTAAAGATACTTTAATAATTTATCATACAACCCATTTGAATGCAATAGTGTTTAATAAACCCTTCAAGAAAAATACCTTGACATGCATTTTATTTTGATTCAGTTTATAATAAGTACCAAGTATGACTTTCAAAATACACTTGACTATAGTAAAATGTTTTTAGTCAAGGAGCAATTTCCATAAGGGGGAACGATTCATGTCCATTGAATTAAAAACCAAGTACGGACAAATTGATATTTCAAATGAAGTAATCGCCACCATCGCTGGAGGAGCCGCGATCGATTGTTATGGGATCGTCGGTATGGCTTCAAAGAATCAAATTAAAGACGGTCTTACGGAGATTTTACGTAAAGAAAATTTTACTCGCGGTGTTATTGTTCGCCAGGAGAATGAAGAAGTACATATTGATATGTATATTATTGTTAGCTATGGAACGAAAATTTCCGAGATTGCCCACAATGTGCAATCAATGGTTAAATACACACTCGATAAGACCGTTGGACTTGCCGTTGACTCGGTAAATATTTACGTTCAGGGAGTTCGTGTGACGAACCCGTAAGTTCGTGAACGAACCTCAAGTTAGGAGGAAAGTTTGTGTCAATAACAGCATTAGATGGAAAACGTTTTGCTGAGATGGTGGTTCAAGGTGCGAATCATTTAGGTGCCAATGCAAAAATGGTAGATGCATTAAACGTTTTTCCTGTGCCCGATGGTGATACTGGAACCAATATGAATTTATCTATGACCTCAGGGGCAAAGGAAGTAAGAAATAATGTTCAGGAACATATTGGAAAAGTAGGGATTGCCCTTTCAAAAGGCTTACTAATGGGGGCACGTGGAAATTCGGGAGTAATCCTTTCTCAGTTATTCCGCGGGTTTTCAAAAGCAGTAGAAACCAAAGCAACAATTTCAGGTAAAGAATTTGCTGCTGCCCTTGAGTCAGGTGTTGAAACGGCTTATAAAGCAGTAATGAAACCTGTTGAAGGAACAATTTTAACAGTAGCAAAGGATTCTGCAAAAAGGGGAGTGCAGGCTTCCCAAAAATCAAATGATATTATTGTAATTATGGAAGAAGTCTTAAAAGAAGCCAGGGCATCACTTAAACGTACTCCTGATCTGCTGCCAGTTCTTAAGGAAGTTGGAGTTGTTGATAGCGGTGGGCAAGGCTTAGTCTTTGTATATGAAGGTTTTCTCGCAGTGTTAAAGGGAGAAAAGCTTCCAGAAACTCCAGAACTTCTATCTATGGATGACCTGGTAAGTACGGAGCATCACAAAAGTGTTCAAAGTCATATGAATACTGAGGATATCGTTTTTGGTTATTGTACAGAATTTATGGTGAGACTCGAAAGTGATAAAACCGCAAAGCATCCGTTTAAAGAGGAAGTTTTCCGAAACGACCTTAGTAAGCTTGGCGATTCTTTGCTTGTCATCGCTGATGAAGAGGTTGTTAAGGTTCATATTCATTCAGAACAACCAGGAGATTGCTTGAGCTACGGACAGCGCTATGGCAACTTAATCAATATGAAAATTGAAAACATGCGCTTGCAGCACACAAATATCGTTGGAGAAACTAGCGCTTTAGTATCAACCGCTCCGGCGCCTTCGAAGGAACAGCAAGAATACGGGATTGTTACTGTTTCTATGGGTTCAGGCATTGCCGAACTATTCAAGAGTATTGGCGCTCATGCTGTCATTGAAGGCGGACAAACAATGAATCCTAGTACGGAGGATATCGTAAAAGCGGTCAAAGAAGTAAATGCTAAAAAGGTATTTATTTTGCCTAATAATAAGAATATTATTATGGCGGCAGAGCAGGCTGCAGACGTTTCAGAAGAGGAAATATACGTAATTCCATCTAAAACAGTTCCACAAGGTCTTACAGCTCTTTTAGCCTTTAATCCAAGCGGAGATGTAAATTCTAACCTTGGGACTATGAAAGAGGCGCTCCAGCATGTCAAAACAGGACAAATTACCTTTGCCGTCCGTGATACTCAAATCGATGGTTTAGAGATTGAAAAAGACGACTTCATGGGAATTGCTGAAGGGAAAATTGTTGTAAAAAACAAGGACAAAGGAAAAGTAGCAGAGGAGCTTCTTTCACAGATGTTGGATGATGATTCCGAAATCTTAACCATCATTTATGGTGAAGATGTGAATGAATCCGAAGTAAATTCGCTCGTTCAATTTGTTGAGGATCATTTTGGTGATGTTGAAGTAGAGCTTCATAACGGAAAACAACCATTATATTCTTTTATCTTTGCAATAGAATGAATGCTAAAATAGAAGGGGCAACCCTTCTTTTTTTATGTGGATAAATTGGTTGACATGTAACAGTTATTGTTCGAGGGGGAAGGAATAGTGTTGCGTAGTGTAGCAGAACTTAAACAATCTGTTTCAGTGTTAAAAGGGATAGGTGAAGAAACAGCTGAGAGTTTAGCGGAAATGAAAATCTTTACGGTCGAAGATTTATTGGAGTATTTCCCCTATCGTTATGAAGATTATTCGCTTAGAGATCTAGCGGAAGTAAAGCATGAAGAGAAAATAACGGTGGAAGGAAAGGTTCATAGTGAGCCCTCACTAGCATACTATGGCCGTAAGAAATCTAAGTTAACATTTAGAATGTTTATCGGACAATACTTAATCAAAGTAGTATTTTTTAACCAGCCATATTTGAAAAATAAACTTATTATGAATGAAACAATAACTGTTACAGGAAAATGGGATGCCCATCGGCAGACGATAACTGCCACTGAAATGCAGACGGGGAATAATACAAAGATAAAGGATTTTGAACCTGTATATTCTCTAAAAGGAAAAATAACGACAAAAGGGATGCGGAAATTTATTAGTATTGCCTTTGGGCAATATGGTCAAGCCTTAGAAGAAAATTTGCCGACATCACTAGTGAAAAAATACCGTTTGCTAAATCGGCAAGACGCAATAAGAGCTATGCATTTTCCTCAAGATCCGGAAGCAGTCAAGCAGGCTAGACGTCGTATTGTTTATGAAGAATTTTTATTATTTCAATTGAAAATTCAGGCACTAAGGAAGTTTGAACGAGAACATTCCCCTGGTATTGAACAAATCTATCACCAAACCAAGGTGCAAGAATTTATTCAAGGCTTACCATTCCCATTAACAGGAGCCCAAAATCGCGTCGTCACTGAAATCTTAAATGACCTAAAATCACCGCTTCGAATGAACCGGCTCTTACAGGGGGATGTTGGATCAGGGAAAACAGCCGTAGCTGCAATTGGTTTATACGCCAGTGTAACAGCGGGGTTTCAGGGTGCATTGATGGTTCCAACTGAAATTCTAGCAGAACAGCACTTTGAGTCAATGAAGGCCTTATTTGAGCCGTTTAATGTTCGCTGTGAGCTGTTAACTAGCTCGGTTAAGGGCAAGAAAAGAAGAGAGATTCTTCAAGAATTAGCGGATGGTCATGTTGATATATTAATAGGGACGCATGCTCTCATTCAAGATGAGGTAACCTTTAAGAGATTAGGGTTTGTTATTACGGATGAACAGCATCGCTTCGGTGTTGAACAGCGGCGAGTGCTAAGGGAAAAAGGAGATAATCCAGATGTCCTTTTTATGACTGCTACTCCGATTCCAAGAACGCTAGCGATTACTGTCTTTGGTGAGATGGATGTATCAATTATTGATGAAATGCCTGCAGGCAGAAAGGCGATTGAGACATACTGGGCGAAGCCTGAAATGCTTGAAAGGGTACTACATTTTGTTGAGAAAGAATTGGTCAAAGGTCATCAGGCGTATGTTATATGCCCATTAATTGAGGAATCGGACAAGCTAGATGTCCAAAATGCGCTTGATGTTTACACAACTTTAAGCCACTACTACCATAATCGCTTTAAGGCAGGATTAATGCATGGACGGCTAAGCTCTGAAGAAAAGGATTCAGTAATGAAGCAGTTTAGCAGCAATGAAGTTCAAGTACTCGTTTCAACGACAGTAGTAGAGGTAGGAGTGAATGTTCCGAATGCTACAATAATGGTTATTTACGATGCGGAGAGATTTGGACTATCACAGCTGCATCAGCTTCGCGGCCGTGTAGGAAGAGGCAGTGAACAGTCGTATTGCATCCTCCTTGCAAATCCGAAATCTGAGGTTGGTCAGGAACGAATGAGAATTATGACCGAAACAAACGATGGGTTTGTTTTGAGTGAAAAGGATCTCGAGCTCCGCGGGCCAGGTGATTTTTTCGGGAAAAAACAAAGCGGTATACCGGAGTTTAAGGTTGCTGACATGGTTCATGATTATCGAACCCTTGAAACAGCTAGAAATGATGCTGCACTTATGATCCAGTCGAAGGTATTCTGGTCAGCGCCGGAATATAAATATTTAAGAAATCAACTTGAGGAAACGGGTGTATTGGAAGGCGAAAAACTCGATTAGTTTTTCCAAAGTATGAGGTGCAGATTGTAGAATGATAAATTTATTCTTGCAATCTGCAATTTCTAATTTTATACTACTATTAGTACCTAGTCATAATATCTCGGACGGTGTGTTAAAAATGAGAAAAACTAAAAAAGAACGACAACAGTTGTTATCAATAACAATTAGAGAAAATCCATTTATTACAGACGAAGACCTTGCAGATAAGTTCCAAGTGAGTGTGCAAACTATTCGTCTTGATCGTTTAGAACTATCAATTCCTGAATTGCGTGAACGGATTAAATATGTGGCTGAGAAACAATTTGATGAAGTACGTTCTCTGCCAATTGAAGAGGTAATAGGGGAAATCATTGATATTGAATTAGATCACAGTGCGATATCAATCTTCGAAGTGAAAGAAGAACATGTTTTTAAAAGGAACAAGATTGCACGAGGTCATCATGTTTTCGCACAGGCAAATTCACTGGCAGTCGCGGTGATTAATGACGAACTTGCTTTAACTGCAAAAGCTAACATAAAATTTAAGCGCTCGGTTAAACAAGGTGAACGGGTAATTGCCAAAGCAAAGGTTTTAAAAATTGATGATGGAATTGGCCGGACAATTGTTGAAGTAACTAGCTTTGTAAACCATGAACATGTTTTTACAGGCGAATTTGAAATGTACCGCTCAGAAAAATCATTAAAGGATGAGACTAGATGAAAATAGCTATCGATGCAATGGGTGGCGACCATGCTCCAAAAGAAATCGTTATTGGTGCAATGAAGGCTGTAGCAACATTTCCAGATATACATATCACCCTTGTTGGGGATGAAACAGAGATAAAAAAGTACTTAACAAACGAAGAGAGAATTAGCATCCTCCATACAACCGAGGTCATACTCGGGACGGATGAGCCAGTAAGGGCCGTCCGCCGAAAAAAAACTGCTTCAATGGTTCTTGCGGCACAGCAAGTAGCAGATGGCACAGCCGATGCCTGTATTTCTGCAGGGAATACGGGTGCTTTAATGGCGTCAGGACTATTTGTAGTGGGAAGAATTGAAGGGATCGACCGTCCTGCACTTTCACCAACATTACCAACCATTGGCGGAGAAGGTTTTCTTCTACTGGATGTTGGCGCAAATGTGGATGCTAAGCCTGAACATCTACTTCAATATGCAATTATGGGCTCTATATACTGGGAGAAGGTTAGAGGAGTCTCTAAGCCGAGAGTCGGACTTTTAAATATTGGGACAGAAGAAAAAAAGGGAAATGAACTAACGAAACAGTCATTTGAACTTTTAAAAAATGCAAATATAAACTTTGTTGGGAATGTTGAGGCCCGGGACTTACTTGATGGTGTGGCTGATGTTGTCGTCACAGATGGATTTACAGGTAATATGGTGTTGAAAACCATTGAAGGAACGGCACTTTCAATGTTTAAAATGTTGAAAAGTGCGTTAATGAGCAGTCTGAAAAGTAAATTGGCTGCATCGGTCCTAAAGCCTGAATTTAGTACGCTTAAAAATACAATGGATTACTCAGAGTATGGCGGAGCAGGATTATTTGGCTTAAAAGCTCCAGTGATTAAGGCGCACGGTTCTTCCAATGGGCAATCCATTTTTAGTGCCATTCGGCAAACACGCGAGATGGTTGAAAAAGATGTGGTTGGTCTAATCACAATGTCAATTGCTGAATCAAACAAGTTTAATAAAGATAGTTAAGAAGGAGGCTAATATGGGTAAAATAGCATTTGTCTTTCCCGGACAGGGCTCACAAGTAGTTGGGATGGGGAAACTGCTTGCCGAGCAATATCCTGAGGTACTGGCATATTTTACAAAGGCGGATGAGACGCTTTCTAATGAGCTGAGCAAACTTATTTTTGAAGGCCCGCAAAATGAACTAACCTTAACGGTTAATACACAGCCAGCCCTTTTAACAACGTGTATCGCGATATTAGAACTATTTAAAAAAGCGGGTATTGAAGCTGATTTTCTAGCGGGACATAGCTTAGGTGAATATACAGCGCTTGTTGCCAGCGGAGCACTTACCTTTGAAGAAGGAGTACACGCTGTCAGGAAACGCGGTGAGTTTATGGAGCGTGCGGTTCCTAATGGTGAAGGTTCGATGGCAGCAATACTAGGTCTTGACCGGGAACGTCTTTCTGCAGTTACAAAAGAAGTGACGGAAACAGGATTCCCGGTATCGCTGGCTAATTTGAATTGTCCTGGTCAAATTGTAATTTCTGGATCAAGAAAAGGTGTCGAGCAAGCTTCAGAACGAGCTAAGGCAGCTGGTGCGAAAAGAGCGATTCCACTTGAAGTAAGCGGACCCTTTCATTCTTCATTAATGAAACCTGCAGCTGATGAATTACAGGAGGTTTTGGACAGACTCGAAATGAAGGATGCAGCCACTCCCGTAATTGCCAACGTTTCAGCACAACCAATGAGGGTGGCTTCTGAAATAAAGAAAAACCTTCTTGAACAGCTGTACTCACCTGTATTGTGGGAGGATTCAATCGTGCAAATGATTGAATTAGGAGTCGATACATTTATTGAGATTGGTCCTGGGAAGGTGCTTTCAGGATTAATAAAAAAAATAAATCGTACAGTTAAAATCTATTCAGTTTCTGATGAAGAAAGCTTTCAAGCA from Neobacillus sp. FSL H8-0543 includes:
- the fabD gene encoding ACP S-malonyltransferase, which translates into the protein MGKIAFVFPGQGSQVVGMGKLLAEQYPEVLAYFTKADETLSNELSKLIFEGPQNELTLTVNTQPALLTTCIAILELFKKAGIEADFLAGHSLGEYTALVASGALTFEEGVHAVRKRGEFMERAVPNGEGSMAAILGLDRERLSAVTKEVTETGFPVSLANLNCPGQIVISGSRKGVEQASERAKAAGAKRAIPLEVSGPFHSSLMKPAADELQEVLDRLEMKDAATPVIANVSAQPMRVASEIKKNLLEQLYSPVLWEDSIVQMIELGVDTFIEIGPGKVLSGLIKKINRTVKIYSVSDEESFQAMVEALKEEQR